Proteins found in one Coffea eugenioides isolate CCC68of chromosome 5, Ceug_1.0, whole genome shotgun sequence genomic segment:
- the LOC113770067 gene encoding caffeic acid 3-O-methyltransferase-like isoform X1, with the protein MDSLAETTKNQVVLKEEDEEEEHFSYAMQLVTSAAQPMVLLAAIRLDVFEIIARAGPGAQLSPSEIAANVSSENPNAAAMLDRMLRLLASYSVLTCSVATDVDGDHEIQTPTRVYGLAPVAKFFVQNKTKGGGSLSSLLALLQDKVFIDSWYQLEDAVCKGGDPFHRAHSTHAFEFLGSDPRFNEVFNKAMIHHTAIVINRMLERYKGFEHLKTLVDVGGGLGMNLNIITTKYPSLKGINFDLPHVIQHAPAYPGVEHVGGDMFESVPQGDAIFMKWILHDWDDDHCLKLLKNCYKALPDNGKVIAVDAILPVIPDDSARDKATCQTDLIVVTQYKGGIERYETEFLALATAAGFKGISVKCFVCNLWVMEFYK; encoded by the exons ATGGATTCTTTAGCAGAAACAACCAAGAACCAAGTTGTACtaaaagaagaagatgaagaagaagagcaCTTCTCGTACGCCATGCAGCTAGTTACCTCCGCAGCGCAGCCCATGGTGTTGCTTGCTGCCATCCGGCTCGATGTGTTCGAGATCATCGCCAGAGCTGGTCCCGGTGCTCAACTCTCGCCTTCAGAAATTGCGGCTAACGTGTCTTCAGAAAACCCAAATGCCGCTGCTATGCTGGATCGAATGTTGCGGCTTCTGGCAAGCTACTCGGTGCTCACCTGCTCCGTTGCCACCGACGTGGATGGCGATCATGAGATCCAAACGCCGACAAGAGTGTATGGATTGGCGCCGGTGGCCAAGTTCTTTGTACAGAACAAAACAAAGGGAGGAGGTTCACTTAGCTCCCTGCTGGCTTTGCTTCAAGATAAGGTCTTCATTGACAGTTG GTACCAATTAGAAGATGCAGTTTGCAAAGGGGGAGATCCGTTTCACAGGGCGCATAGTACACATGCATTTGAATTTCTTGGAAGCGACCCCAGATTCAATGAGGTATTCAACAAGGCAATGATCCACCACACAGCTATCGTCATAAACAGAATGCTTGAACGGTACAAAGGTTTTGAGCACCTCAAAACTTTGGTAGATGTTGGTGGTGGTCTTGGAATGAACCTCAATATAATCACAACTAAATACCCTAGTCTCAAGGGTATTAATTTTGATTTGCCACATGTTATACAACATGCACCAGCCTATCCTG GAGTTGAACATGTTGGAGGAGACATGTTTGAAAGTGTTCCACAGGGGGATGCCATTTTTATGAAG TGGATACTTCATGATTGGGATGATGATCATTGCTtgaagttgctgaaaaattgtTACAAGGCTTTACCAGACAATGGAAAGGTAATAGCTGTTGACGCAATTCTTCCTGTGATTCCTGATGATAGTGCACGCGACAAAGCTACTTGCCAAACAGATCTTATAGTGGTGACTCAATATAAAGGAGGAATTGAGAGATATGAAACAGAGTTTCTTGCCCTGGCTACTGCTGCTGGATTTAAAGGCATAAGTGTGAAATGTTTCGTATGTAACTTGTGGGTCATGGAATTCTATAAGTAG
- the LOC113770067 gene encoding caffeic acid 3-O-methyltransferase-like isoform X2, whose translation MDSLAETTKNQVVLKEEDEEEEHFSYAMQLVTSAAQPMVLLAAIRLDVFEIIARAGPGAQLSPSEIAANVSSENPNAAAMLDRMLRLLASYSVLTCSVATDVDGDHEIQTPTRVYGLAPVAKFFVQNKTKGGGSLSSLLALLQDKVFIDSWYQLEDAVCKGGDPFHRAHSTHAFEFLGSDPRFNEVFNKAMIHHTAIVINRMLERYKGFEHLKTLVDVGGGLGMNLNIITTKYPSLKGINFDLPHVIQHAPAYPGVEHVGGDMFESVPQGDAIFMKTTSINTFVVDTS comes from the exons ATGGATTCTTTAGCAGAAACAACCAAGAACCAAGTTGTACtaaaagaagaagatgaagaagaagagcaCTTCTCGTACGCCATGCAGCTAGTTACCTCCGCAGCGCAGCCCATGGTGTTGCTTGCTGCCATCCGGCTCGATGTGTTCGAGATCATCGCCAGAGCTGGTCCCGGTGCTCAACTCTCGCCTTCAGAAATTGCGGCTAACGTGTCTTCAGAAAACCCAAATGCCGCTGCTATGCTGGATCGAATGTTGCGGCTTCTGGCAAGCTACTCGGTGCTCACCTGCTCCGTTGCCACCGACGTGGATGGCGATCATGAGATCCAAACGCCGACAAGAGTGTATGGATTGGCGCCGGTGGCCAAGTTCTTTGTACAGAACAAAACAAAGGGAGGAGGTTCACTTAGCTCCCTGCTGGCTTTGCTTCAAGATAAGGTCTTCATTGACAGTTG GTACCAATTAGAAGATGCAGTTTGCAAAGGGGGAGATCCGTTTCACAGGGCGCATAGTACACATGCATTTGAATTTCTTGGAAGCGACCCCAGATTCAATGAGGTATTCAACAAGGCAATGATCCACCACACAGCTATCGTCATAAACAGAATGCTTGAACGGTACAAAGGTTTTGAGCACCTCAAAACTTTGGTAGATGTTGGTGGTGGTCTTGGAATGAACCTCAATATAATCACAACTAAATACCCTAGTCTCAAGGGTATTAATTTTGATTTGCCACATGTTATACAACATGCACCAGCCTATCCTG GAGTTGAACATGTTGGAGGAGACATGTTTGAAAGTGTTCCACAGGGGGATGCCATTTTTATGAAG ACAACATCCATCAATACTTTTGTAGTGGATACTTCATGA